One Streptosporangium sp. NBC_01495 DNA window includes the following coding sequences:
- a CDS encoding threonine aldolase family protein: MTDAVRRHDPLVKGFASDNYAGVHPEILQAIALANGGHQTAYGDDVYTAALQEVFRRHFGPAAQAWPMFNGTGANVVALRSMTAHWEAVVCAESAHIHTDEGGAPERSAGLKLLPVATPDGKLTPELIDRQAWGFGDEHRAQPKVVSITQTTELGTLYTPEEIGAICDHAHDLGMVVHLDGARATNAAAALDVPLRAFTTDVGVDVLSFGGTKAGLMFGEAVVVLNPGAVRGLRYLRKSAMQLASKMRFVSVQFEALLAGDLWLRNARNANAMALRLADAVRHVPGVEIPRPVQANAVFAILPGDVTERLQKRFRFYTWNEATGEVRWMTAFDTTEADVDAFAAAVAQELDSPA, translated from the coding sequence GTGACGGACGCCGTCCGCAGGCACGACCCGCTGGTGAAGGGCTTCGCCAGCGACAACTACGCCGGGGTCCACCCGGAGATCCTCCAGGCGATCGCGCTCGCCAACGGGGGCCACCAGACCGCGTACGGCGACGACGTCTACACCGCCGCGCTCCAGGAGGTCTTCAGGAGGCACTTCGGCCCCGCCGCGCAGGCGTGGCCGATGTTCAACGGCACCGGCGCCAACGTGGTCGCGCTCCGCTCGATGACCGCCCACTGGGAGGCGGTGGTCTGCGCGGAGTCGGCGCACATCCACACCGACGAGGGCGGCGCCCCCGAGCGGTCGGCGGGGCTCAAGCTGCTGCCGGTCGCCACCCCGGACGGCAAGCTCACCCCCGAGCTGATCGACAGGCAGGCGTGGGGCTTCGGCGACGAGCACCGGGCACAGCCCAAGGTGGTGTCGATCACGCAGACCACCGAGCTGGGCACGCTCTACACGCCGGAGGAGATCGGGGCGATCTGCGACCACGCCCACGACCTCGGCATGGTCGTCCACCTCGACGGCGCCCGCGCGACCAACGCCGCCGCCGCGCTGGACGTGCCGCTGCGCGCGTTCACCACCGACGTGGGCGTGGACGTGCTGTCCTTCGGCGGTACCAAGGCCGGCCTGATGTTCGGCGAGGCCGTCGTGGTGCTCAACCCCGGTGCCGTGCGCGGCCTGCGCTACCTGCGCAAGAGCGCCATGCAGCTCGCCTCCAAGATGCGGTTCGTCTCGGTGCAGTTCGAGGCGCTGCTCGCGGGCGACCTGTGGCTGCGCAACGCCCGCAACGCCAACGCCATGGCCCTGCGGCTCGCCGACGCCGTGCGGCACGTGCCAGGGGTGGAGATCCCGCGCCCCGTGCAGGCCAACGCGGTCTTCGCGATCCTGCCCGGGGACGTGACCGAACGCCTGCAGAAGCGCTTCCGGTTCTACACCTGGAACGAGGCGACCGGCGAGGTCCGCTGGATGACCGCGTTCGACACCACCGAGGCCGACGTGGACGCGTTCGCCGCCGCCGTGGCCCAGGAGCTAGACTCACCGGCATGA
- a CDS encoding SDR family NAD(P)-dependent oxidoreductase — MIILVTGAGGPAGQAVVRRFTGQGHTVIGVDRSGAEGTLAVDLLDTDAVARLAWEVEAEYGRVDGIVHLVGGWRGSKTFAETSLEDWALLHDLLIRTLQHVTLAFEPLLKASERGRFAIVSAKAAERPTQGNAAYGTAKAASEAWTLAFADALEGTASTANILVVKALVHEGMRAASPERTFPGFTDVDDLAEAIDDLWRTDANGTRIDLTTDTKGEGKAT; from the coding sequence ATGATCATCCTTGTCACCGGTGCGGGTGGTCCCGCGGGCCAGGCCGTCGTCCGCAGGTTCACCGGCCAGGGCCACACGGTGATCGGTGTCGACAGGAGCGGTGCCGAGGGGACCCTCGCGGTCGACCTGCTCGACACCGACGCCGTCGCGAGGCTCGCGTGGGAGGTGGAGGCCGAGTACGGCAGGGTGGACGGGATCGTGCACCTGGTCGGCGGCTGGCGCGGGTCCAAGACCTTCGCCGAGACGTCGCTGGAGGACTGGGCGCTCCTGCACGACCTGCTGATCCGTACCCTCCAGCACGTCACGCTCGCCTTCGAGCCGCTGCTCAAGGCGAGCGAGCGCGGCCGGTTCGCCATCGTCTCCGCGAAGGCGGCCGAGCGTCCCACCCAGGGCAACGCGGCGTACGGCACGGCCAAGGCCGCCTCCGAGGCGTGGACCCTCGCCTTCGCCGACGCGCTGGAGGGCACCGCCTCCACCGCGAACATCCTGGTCGTCAAGGCGCTCGTGCACGAGGGCATGCGCGCGGCGAGCCCCGAGCGGACCTTCCCCGGCTTCACCGACGTCGACGATCTCGCCGAGGCGATCGACGACCTGTGGAGGACCGACGCCAACGGCACGCGGATCGACCTCACCACCGATACGAAGGGGGAGGGGAAGGCCACGTGA
- a CDS encoding DUF6421 family protein: MTAFPRVLFDEAHSESWTIRRDVAETMNPGHPDDSSYARAAGLLRGLGHAVDAHVEGPLTPGLLSARDVLVIAHPSGDRWERTTGLGSPVLPVEELDAIEEYVENGGGLVVMAEYEQEKYGSNLTELLARFGVGVEHTLVRDPGSAHNGVASWVLGTPRNALDNPRDTAGTPGSGQDLLAGARRACFYRAGTLTAPDHATVLFATSPTATPANRPLAVAVRHGEGRVVVIADSDLFGDDSIGDYDHAALWGNLVTWAARVPAAKSRAAAGGPAAGESEARAEFQGLKDAVEALRPLQAKDGSIQEEGDRERAAGLVSEIIGHVERLAPRFPHDAAYLAAVVADFRKWAGQGLGVPDFLDALDAFHPDTQRVDGLEHLVVFPMYTQNGTIFRHIEAVWIRTIWPEWLAELERTGYDNPMFVPIAFEDFTSGYDTNSAVLFPETVAVRETPARFTWGGIFADREAARFRAVSGAAAATLKLALPPDAARLVASQELAQDTFVLWDLIHDRTHSHGDLPFDPFMIKQRMPYWLYSLEELRCDLTAFGEAVKLEREGVPHARYVQLAILFDRLFRFPITGDRVRNYDGLGGQLLFSYLHRNDVVRWTDNRLSVDWDRLAGGVADLRGEVEKLYRDGIDRSKLAHWLAAHQLVAAHVEPNPASVWARGAGALPVEGFPKAVVDAVLPDEFPLSMFYEALRRKLGDVVDSTKGIRA; this comes from the coding sequence GTGACGGCGTTCCCGCGTGTACTGTTCGACGAGGCACACAGCGAGTCGTGGACCATCCGGCGGGACGTGGCCGAGACGATGAATCCCGGCCATCCCGACGACAGCAGCTACGCGCGCGCGGCCGGGCTGCTGCGCGGGCTGGGGCACGCCGTGGACGCGCACGTCGAGGGCCCGCTCACCCCGGGCCTGCTGAGCGCGCGGGACGTGCTGGTGATCGCGCACCCCTCCGGTGATCGGTGGGAGCGCACCACCGGGCTGGGCAGCCCGGTCCTCCCCGTCGAGGAGCTCGACGCGATCGAGGAGTACGTCGAAAACGGCGGCGGGCTGGTCGTGATGGCCGAGTACGAGCAGGAGAAGTACGGCAGCAACCTCACCGAGTTGCTCGCGCGCTTCGGCGTGGGCGTCGAGCACACCCTCGTCCGGGACCCCGGGAGCGCCCACAACGGCGTGGCCTCCTGGGTCCTGGGCACCCCCCGGAACGCCCTGGACAACCCTCGGGACACCGCGGGCACTCCGGGGAGCGGGCAGGACCTGCTCGCCGGGGCCCGGCGTGCCTGTTTCTACCGGGCGGGGACGCTCACCGCCCCCGACCACGCGACCGTCCTGTTCGCCACCTCGCCCACCGCGACCCCCGCGAACCGCCCGCTGGCGGTGGCCGTACGGCACGGGGAGGGCCGCGTCGTGGTGATCGCCGACTCCGACCTGTTCGGTGACGACTCGATCGGCGACTACGACCACGCCGCGCTCTGGGGCAACCTCGTCACCTGGGCCGCTCGCGTCCCCGCGGCCAAGAGCCGGGCCGCCGCCGGAGGCCCGGCCGCCGGAGAGTCCGAGGCCCGCGCCGAGTTCCAGGGGCTCAAGGACGCCGTCGAGGCGCTCAGGCCGCTGCAGGCCAAGGACGGCTCGATCCAGGAGGAGGGCGACCGCGAGCGGGCCGCCGGGCTGGTCTCCGAGATCATCGGGCACGTCGAGCGGCTCGCGCCGCGCTTCCCGCACGACGCCGCCTACCTGGCCGCCGTCGTCGCCGACTTCCGCAAGTGGGCCGGCCAGGGGCTGGGCGTCCCCGACTTCCTCGACGCGCTCGACGCCTTCCACCCCGACACCCAGCGGGTGGACGGGCTGGAGCACCTGGTCGTCTTCCCGATGTACACCCAGAACGGCACCATCTTCCGCCACATCGAGGCCGTGTGGATCCGCACGATCTGGCCCGAGTGGCTGGCCGAGCTGGAGCGGACCGGCTACGACAACCCGATGTTCGTGCCGATCGCCTTCGAGGACTTCACCTCCGGCTACGACACCAACTCCGCGGTGCTCTTCCCCGAGACCGTCGCGGTCCGCGAGACCCCGGCCCGCTTCACCTGGGGCGGGATCTTCGCCGACCGGGAGGCCGCCAGGTTCCGCGCGGTGAGCGGTGCCGCCGCGGCCACGCTGAAGCTGGCGCTGCCGCCGGACGCGGCGAGGCTGGTCGCGTCGCAGGAGCTGGCCCAGGACACCTTCGTGCTCTGGGACCTGATCCACGACCGCACCCACAGCCACGGAGACCTGCCGTTCGACCCTTTCATGATCAAGCAGCGCATGCCGTACTGGCTCTACTCCCTGGAGGAGCTCCGCTGCGACCTGACCGCGTTCGGCGAGGCCGTGAAGCTGGAGCGGGAGGGCGTGCCGCACGCCCGCTACGTCCAGCTGGCGATCCTGTTCGACCGGCTGTTCCGCTTCCCGATCACCGGTGACCGGGTCCGCAACTACGACGGCCTGGGCGGGCAGCTGCTCTTCTCGTACCTGCACCGCAACGACGTCGTCCGGTGGACCGACAACCGGCTGAGCGTCGACTGGGACCGGCTCGCCGGAGGCGTCGCGGATCTGCGGGGCGAGGTCGAGAAGCTCTACCGGGACGGCATCGACCGCTCCAAGCTCGCCCACTGGCTCGCCGCCCACCAGCTGGTCGCCGCCCACGTCGAGCCGAACCCCGCCTCGGTCTGGGCGCGCGGGGCCGGAGCCCTGCCGGTGGAAGGGTTCCCCAAGGCCGTGGTGGACGCGGTGCTGCCCGACGAGTTCCCCCTGAGCATGTTCTACGAGGCCCTGCGTCGTAAACTCGGCGATGTCGTCGACTCCACGAAGGGCATCCGAGCATGA
- a CDS encoding carbonic anhydrase family protein yields MIDRSAACPGTGPALAIHYPHSVDGTLLFQDKHPLDEASEHDDVRFVIGTGGTQPYITYGGQRYNLNNVHFHGHAEHKFAGQPFAPLEAHFVHERATGPKGYVVFSVLIDAKSFQGLSQHDRLIKSPPALGESRSVRGVDLKALLPDSRATYRYTGSLTTPDETGSYFQPVNWVVFNQHAKAHQNNIQSYRSLWGPEGNRRELQENDPEPNIYSYH; encoded by the coding sequence GTGATCGACCGTTCGGCGGCGTGTCCGGGCACCGGGCCCGCGCTCGCCATCCACTACCCGCACAGTGTCGACGGGACGCTCCTCTTCCAGGACAAGCACCCGCTGGACGAGGCGAGCGAGCACGACGACGTCAGGTTCGTCATCGGCACCGGCGGCACCCAGCCGTACATCACCTACGGCGGCCAGCGGTACAACCTGAACAACGTGCACTTCCACGGCCACGCCGAGCACAAGTTCGCCGGCCAGCCCTTCGCCCCCCTTGAGGCCCACTTCGTCCACGAGCGGGCGACCGGGCCGAAGGGCTACGTGGTCTTCTCGGTCCTCATCGACGCCAAGTCCTTCCAGGGCCTGTCCCAGCATGACCGCCTGATCAAGTCGCCCCCCGCTCTCGGCGAGTCCAGGAGCGTCCGCGGCGTCGACCTCAAGGCGCTGCTGCCCGACAGTCGCGCCACCTACCGCTACACCGGTTCCCTCACGACGCCGGACGAGACCGGTTCCTACTTCCAGCCGGTGAACTGGGTCGTCTTCAATCAGCACGCCAAGGCGCACCAGAACAACATCCAGTCCTACAGGTCGCTGTGGGGCCCGGAGGGCAACCGCCGGGAACTCCAGGAGAACGACCCGGAGCCCAACATCTACTCGTATCACTGA
- a CDS encoding response regulator transcription factor, translated as MNIRVVIADDQAMVRAGLKLVVESEPGLEVVGEAPDGIEALAVVRRTRPDIVLMDISMPRMDGLTAARRLLGQPDPPKVVMLTTFDTDENLYAALRAGTSGFLLKVSPPEQLVEAIRVVVAGDALLDPAVTTRVIASFAGRHDPAPPPQLADLTPRELEVLRSLARGLTNAEIAGKLFVGEATVKTHVARVLMKLHLRDRAQAVVFAYESGVVRPGAAVG; from the coding sequence GTGAACATCCGCGTCGTGATCGCCGACGACCAGGCGATGGTCCGTGCCGGGCTGAAGCTCGTCGTGGAGAGCGAGCCCGGCCTGGAGGTGGTCGGTGAGGCCCCCGACGGGATCGAGGCCCTCGCCGTGGTCCGCCGCACCAGGCCCGACATCGTGCTGATGGACATCTCGATGCCGCGGATGGACGGTCTCACCGCCGCCCGCCGGCTGCTGGGCCAGCCGGACCCGCCGAAGGTCGTGATGCTGACGACCTTCGACACCGACGAGAACCTCTACGCCGCGCTCCGCGCCGGGACCAGCGGGTTCCTGCTCAAGGTCTCGCCGCCCGAGCAGCTCGTGGAGGCCATCCGTGTCGTCGTCGCCGGGGACGCCCTGCTCGACCCGGCCGTCACCACCCGCGTCATCGCCTCCTTCGCCGGACGCCACGACCCGGCGCCCCCGCCGCAGCTGGCCGACCTCACCCCGCGCGAGCTGGAGGTACTGCGCTCCCTGGCGCGCGGCCTGACCAACGCCGAGATCGCGGGGAAGCTCTTCGTCGGTGAGGCCACGGTCAAGACCCACGTGGCGCGGGTGCTGATGAAGCTCCACCTGCGCGACCGGGCTCAGGCGGTGGTGTTCGCGTACGAGTCGGGTGTGGTCCGGCCGGGGGCGGCCGTCGGGTAG
- a CDS encoding serine/threonine-protein kinase, with the protein MSMNDRALIGREVAGYQVEDIIGKGGMAVVYLAIDPRLNRRVALKILNPLLGEDDRFRQRFVLESRTVASIDHPNIIPIYEADTADDGTLYIAMRYVNGPDLRKLFYDRGPMPVSQVSRIFAQVAAALDTAHAHDLVHRDVKPANILIAGHTEGDHAYLTDFGITKHRTSISGLTQTNQFIGTPRYMSPEQINKEHIDGRCDQYGLACVVYEALSGRLPFQRDNEIALLWAHLAETPTPLTTLRPELPLEVDGVMMRALAKSPEQRYDTCGQFIADLRDAISGAGQPYQLAQAPPSPPPPPTASETTEVSGKRKEPKRSSSGGKGILIGAAVAITAIIALVAVLATFLRGGDTWTAYGGSAAVPVAFQYPGTWTLQPHADVFVAASPKVEQFRALFATPVTADWAAANEIIKDAPQDATGLYAQTLDTLDPRGGAKQLEETLQSSLPGTVSVLSQVVQVSVGGKSAVRLQGTIVDPQRGGQLEFTGWVVERQDEPALLIYFCAPGRCDDAVANRFVRSVSFPAS; encoded by the coding sequence ATGTCCATGAACGACAGGGCGCTGATCGGCCGGGAAGTGGCCGGCTACCAGGTCGAGGACATCATCGGCAAGGGCGGCATGGCCGTGGTCTATCTCGCGATCGACCCCAGGCTCAACCGCCGGGTGGCACTGAAGATCCTCAATCCGCTGCTCGGTGAGGACGACCGGTTCCGCCAGCGCTTCGTGCTGGAGTCGCGCACGGTCGCGAGCATCGACCACCCCAACATCATCCCGATCTACGAGGCCGACACCGCCGACGACGGCACCCTCTACATCGCGATGCGTTACGTCAACGGCCCCGACCTGCGCAAGCTCTTCTACGACCGGGGCCCGATGCCGGTCAGCCAGGTCAGCCGGATCTTCGCCCAGGTGGCCGCGGCGCTCGACACCGCGCACGCCCACGACCTGGTCCACCGCGACGTCAAGCCCGCCAACATCCTGATCGCCGGCCACACCGAGGGCGACCACGCCTACCTCACCGACTTCGGCATCACCAAGCACCGCACCTCGATCTCCGGGCTGACCCAGACCAACCAGTTCATCGGCACCCCCCGCTACATGTCGCCCGAGCAGATCAACAAGGAGCACATCGACGGCCGCTGCGACCAGTACGGCCTGGCCTGCGTGGTCTACGAGGCCCTGTCCGGGCGGCTGCCCTTCCAGCGTGACAACGAGATCGCCCTGCTCTGGGCGCATCTCGCCGAGACGCCCACGCCGCTCACCACACTCCGTCCCGAGCTGCCGCTCGAGGTCGACGGCGTCATGATGCGGGCCCTGGCCAAGTCGCCCGAGCAGCGCTACGACACCTGCGGCCAGTTCATCGCCGACCTGCGCGACGCGATCAGCGGCGCCGGGCAGCCGTACCAGCTCGCGCAGGCTCCCCCGTCACCGCCGCCGCCGCCGACGGCGTCCGAGACGACCGAGGTGTCCGGGAAACGGAAGGAGCCGAAGAGGTCCTCGTCGGGCGGGAAGGGCATCCTCATCGGCGCGGCCGTGGCGATCACGGCGATCATCGCGCTGGTGGCGGTGCTCGCGACGTTCCTGCGCGGCGGCGACACCTGGACGGCGTACGGAGGCTCCGCCGCGGTGCCGGTCGCCTTCCAGTACCCCGGCACCTGGACGCTGCAGCCGCACGCCGACGTGTTCGTGGCGGCCTCGCCGAAGGTGGAGCAGTTCCGCGCGCTGTTCGCCACGCCCGTCACCGCCGACTGGGCCGCGGCGAACGAGATCATCAAGGACGCCCCGCAGGACGCCACCGGCCTCTACGCGCAGACGCTCGACACCCTCGACCCGCGCGGCGGCGCCAAGCAGCTGGAGGAGACCCTGCAGTCCTCGCTTCCCGGGACGGTGAGCGTCCTCTCCCAGGTGGTCCAGGTGAGCGTGGGCGGGAAGTCCGCCGTGCGCCTGCAGGGGACGATCGTCGACCCGCAGCGCGGCGGCCAGCTCGAATTCACCGGCTGGGTCGTCGAACGGCAGGACGAGCCCGCCCTCCTCATCTACTTCTGCGCGCCCGGCAGGTGTGACGACGCGGTAGCCAACCGGTTCGTGCGGAGTGTCTCGTTCCCGGCGTCCTGA
- a CDS encoding S1C family serine protease, with amino-acid sequence MRRFGSALAFFGGLSLAIAGVAPALAHEHPSGITDLVTPAVVRIEATARVDITLLDHIGELVHVERSYEVPIGTGTGTVINPDGGMVTLTRVVKTDRDVRIYAANKIFAAHHKVKIPEDFERHKLKDDQLNHHLEECYPPKQPTATCIIDVTTEITVFPNIAPADKEGFKAEIVRTGDRPDSPAVLKPVGRADGSAGLPTAPLAAAVPAKDASPVAVAGFTGRPAANLPETVDIAHLRAGGAGEGGREFKDPENKVNEPEKLGALIDRGLLGGPVIEDKKGEVVGLLLGGGKDARMIGVREVTKALAEADVAPARGPIDAAFEQALTRFHTHYYGDAVPAFQRVLELYPGHTVAAAHLKTSQAKRGTAEDEATKRVAASTDQPGGTPLWPFLVGGGLLVLVVLTTAILLWRRGSSEPEAEPEPEPSPAARTRPPIPASPPIPIPPRPAFDEQTDSTIVVGRSFPALPKISSTPGQPVLVARDPGHNTAPGHNTAPGSSPAPGTKPGDVAQKYCTGCGMRLGPAHSFCGYCGQPTKT; translated from the coding sequence ATGCGGCGGTTCGGTTCGGCGCTGGCGTTTTTCGGAGGACTCTCCTTGGCGATCGCCGGGGTGGCTCCCGCCCTGGCTCACGAGCACCCCAGCGGAATCACCGACCTGGTGACCCCCGCGGTGGTCAGGATCGAGGCCACGGCGCGTGTCGACATCACGTTGCTCGACCACATCGGCGAGCTGGTGCACGTGGAGCGTTCCTACGAGGTGCCGATCGGCACCGGCACCGGCACCGTGATCAACCCCGACGGGGGCATGGTCACCCTCACCCGGGTGGTCAAGACCGACCGCGACGTCCGGATCTACGCCGCCAACAAGATCTTCGCCGCGCACCACAAGGTCAAGATCCCCGAGGACTTCGAGCGGCACAAGCTCAAGGACGACCAGCTCAACCACCACCTGGAGGAGTGCTACCCGCCCAAGCAGCCCACCGCCACCTGCATCATCGACGTCACCACCGAGATCACGGTCTTCCCCAACATCGCCCCCGCCGACAAGGAGGGGTTCAAGGCCGAGATCGTCCGTACCGGCGACAGGCCCGACAGTCCCGCGGTGCTGAAGCCGGTCGGCCGCGCCGACGGGAGTGCGGGCCTGCCCACCGCCCCGCTCGCCGCCGCGGTGCCCGCCAAGGACGCCTCGCCGGTGGCGGTCGCGGGGTTCACCGGGCGGCCCGCCGCGAACCTGCCGGAGACCGTCGACATCGCCCACCTGCGGGCGGGCGGCGCCGGAGAGGGCGGCCGTGAGTTCAAGGACCCGGAGAACAAGGTCAACGAGCCGGAGAAGCTGGGTGCCCTCATCGACAGGGGCCTGCTCGGCGGCCCGGTGATCGAGGACAAGAAGGGCGAGGTCGTCGGCCTGCTGCTCGGCGGCGGCAAGGACGCCCGGATGATCGGCGTCCGCGAGGTCACCAAGGCCCTCGCCGAGGCGGACGTCGCGCCCGCCCGAGGCCCGATCGACGCCGCCTTCGAGCAGGCGCTGACCCGCTTCCACACCCACTACTACGGCGACGCCGTGCCCGCCTTCCAGCGCGTGCTGGAGCTCTATCCGGGCCACACCGTGGCGGCCGCGCACCTGAAGACGTCACAGGCCAAGCGCGGCACCGCCGAGGACGAGGCGACCAAGAGGGTGGCCGCCTCCACCGACCAGCCCGGGGGCACGCCCCTGTGGCCGTTCCTCGTCGGCGGCGGCCTGCTGGTGCTGGTCGTGCTGACCACCGCGATCCTGCTCTGGCGCCGCGGGTCGTCGGAGCCCGAGGCCGAGCCCGAGCCCGAGCCGAGCCCGGCCGCGAGGACCCGGCCCCCGATCCCGGCCTCACCACCGATACCGATACCGCCGCGACCGGCCTTCGACGAGCAGACCGACTCCACGATCGTCGTCGGACGCTCCTTCCCGGCGCTGCCCAAGATCTCCTCCACGCCCGGCCAGCCGGTGCTGGTGGCGCGCGATCCGGGTCACAACACGGCTCCGGGCCACAACACGGCACCCGGTTCCAGCCCGGCGCCGGGCACGAAACCCGGAGACGTGGCGCAGAAATACTGCACGGGTTGCGGGATGCGGCTGGGCCCCGCCCACAGCTTCTGCGGTTACTGCGGCCAGCCGACCAAGACGTGA
- a CDS encoding Uma2 family endonuclease has product MATTEPTTRRTVLQGEPPFTVDDLLTFPDDGNRYELFNGSLLVSPSPVPLHQRSILRLARILEDAAPPEFEPLPDVNLRVSRRDFFIPDLVVVPTEVIDETELMFAPRDILLAVEMVSPSTQARDRHLKRAAYAAAGIPAYWRIELSEGPSVHVHELAGDEYKPAEKHEAGEVANLLAPFEVSFDPAVLLRPRS; this is encoded by the coding sequence ATGGCAACGACGGAGCCGACGACCAGGCGGACGGTTCTCCAAGGAGAGCCGCCGTTCACTGTCGACGACCTGCTCACGTTTCCCGACGACGGGAACCGCTACGAGCTCTTCAACGGGAGCCTACTGGTGAGTCCCTCTCCTGTCCCCCTGCACCAGCGTTCGATCTTGCGTCTCGCGCGAATCCTCGAGGACGCCGCGCCACCCGAGTTCGAGCCGCTGCCGGATGTCAACCTCCGGGTGAGCAGGCGCGACTTCTTCATCCCCGACCTCGTCGTGGTGCCGACTGAGGTCATCGACGAGACGGAGCTGATGTTCGCGCCGCGCGACATCCTCTTGGCCGTCGAGATGGTCAGCCCGAGCACCCAGGCGCGAGACCGCCACCTCAAGAGGGCCGCCTACGCGGCGGCGGGGATCCCCGCCTACTGGCGGATCGAGCTGTCCGAGGGGCCGTCCGTCCACGTTCACGAGCTGGCCGGCGACGAGTACAAACCGGCGGAGAAGCACGAGGCCGGAGAGGTGGCGAACCTGCTCGCCCCGTTCGAGGTCTCCTTCGATCCCGCCGTGCTGCTGCGTCCCCGGAGCTGA
- a CDS encoding adenosylcobinamide amidohydrolase yields the protein MTLSHRDEDGARLASLLWEFGPGWRAISSAMVGGGIGPAAWMLNAQVVAGYSRMDPVDHLLELAPPGPGVGMLTAASVDHFTRARDGGAEVVATVGLRVPTWAAAPEGAADPELAPIFLPGTINIAVAVPVAMSDAALVNAVMTVTEAKTQALLEAGFPCTGTASDAVCVAAPDRAPGGPEELFGGPRSTWGARIARAVRTAVHQGAHRWANRDVLTT from the coding sequence CTGACGCTGAGCCACCGCGACGAGGACGGCGCGCGGCTGGCCTCGCTGCTGTGGGAGTTCGGGCCCGGGTGGCGGGCGATCTCCTCGGCCATGGTCGGCGGCGGCATCGGCCCGGCCGCCTGGATGCTCAACGCGCAGGTGGTCGCCGGATACTCGCGGATGGACCCGGTGGACCACCTGCTGGAGCTGGCCCCGCCGGGCCCCGGGGTCGGCATGCTCACCGCGGCGTCGGTCGACCACTTCACCCGGGCCCGCGACGGGGGAGCGGAGGTCGTGGCGACCGTCGGGCTGCGCGTCCCCACCTGGGCCGCCGCCCCGGAAGGCGCCGCCGATCCCGAGCTGGCCCCGATCTTCCTGCCGGGAACGATCAACATCGCCGTCGCCGTACCGGTCGCGATGAGCGACGCGGCTCTGGTCAACGCGGTCATGACGGTGACCGAGGCCAAGACCCAGGCACTGCTCGAGGCCGGTTTCCCCTGCACCGGCACCGCCTCCGACGCCGTCTGCGTGGCCGCCCCCGACCGGGCTCCCGGCGGCCCCGAGGAGCTCTTCGGCGGCCCCCGCTCCACCTGGGGCGCCCGCATCGCCCGCGCGGTGCGCACCGCCGTCCACCAGGGCGCCCACCGATGGGCGAACCGTGATGTGTTGACTACTTAA
- a CDS encoding ABC transporter ATP-binding protein, protein MSHLVVRDLSVVLDRRAVLSGVGLEVRDGGWLAVIGANGAGKSTLLRALAGVLPFGGEALVDDTPLRRLRPRERARLLAYAPQSPALPADMTVFDYALLGRTPYIPYLGRESRHDREVTASVLERLDLSSLAARPLAHLSGGERQRVVLARALAQRAPVLLLDEPTTALDLGHQQQVLELVDRLRLADGLTVVTTLHDLSLAGQYADSMTLLSGGRVAASGTPAEVLTGELIGEHFDARVRVATGPGGRPEVHLERP, encoded by the coding sequence GTGAGCCACCTGGTGGTGAGGGACCTGTCGGTCGTGCTGGACCGGCGCGCGGTGCTGTCCGGTGTCGGGCTCGAAGTACGGGACGGCGGCTGGCTGGCGGTCATCGGTGCCAACGGCGCGGGCAAGTCCACGCTGCTGCGGGCCCTGGCGGGAGTGCTGCCCTTCGGGGGAGAGGCACTCGTCGACGACACACCGCTCAGGCGGCTCAGGCCCAGGGAGCGGGCCAGGCTGCTGGCCTACGCCCCGCAGTCCCCGGCGCTGCCGGCCGACATGACCGTGTTCGACTACGCCCTGCTCGGCCGCACCCCGTACATCCCCTACCTGGGCCGCGAGAGCCGTCACGACCGCGAGGTGACCGCGTCGGTGCTGGAACGGCTGGACCTGTCGTCACTCGCCGCCCGCCCGCTCGCCCACCTGTCCGGTGGCGAGCGCCAGCGCGTCGTGCTCGCCAGGGCGCTGGCCCAGCGGGCCCCGGTGCTCCTGCTCGACGAGCCCACCACGGCCCTCGACCTGGGACACCAGCAGCAGGTGCTGGAACTCGTGGACCGGCTCCGGCTGGCCGACGGGCTGACCGTCGTCACGACTCTGCACGACCTGAGCCTCGCGGGTCAGTACGCTGACTCGATGACGCTGCTCTCGGGCGGCCGGGTGGCCGCCTCCGGCACTCCGGCCGAGGTGCTGACGGGGGAGCTGATCGGTGAGCACTTCGACGCCCGCGTCCGTGTCGCGACCGGTCCCGGCGGCAGGCCGGAGGTTCACCTTGAGCGTCCCTGA